The genomic stretch CGGCCACCATTTCCGTTGCTGAGCGAGgcgtttgttaagtgggtttcaccccattttacgacctctcctgcctcggttgttaagtgaatcactgcaggtgttaagttagtatccCGGCtgctaagtggatctggcttcccctttgatttggtttagcccagtgtttctcaaccttggctacttgaagatgtccggacttcaactcccagaattccccagccagcattcgctggctggggaattctgggagttgaagtccagacatcttcaagttgccaaggttgagaaacactggtttagccgAAGGGCGTAAAAGAGGATCGTGtgaccctgggacgctgcaacggCCGTTAAGtgtgaacggccactaaatgaactcgaggactgcctgtaaataGGCTCTTCGTCAAAGGAAGCCTCCCCTGTCAgtggaagacttttttttttaaattttattttcaaaacaaacatatattgtaaaaagtgtatcagctggttaaaaaaggcttttgtgcatctcttccaccgtcatcaaatataattcatattaattcaaatatcttaactcaaatatttactatattaacatcatcgtacctccacttttatttcactacagttatttaaacatccttcatccttaagtataccaagattcaatccatagccacatgctggcatttctttctttctttttcttttatgtatatatatttttaccaccaaattcttgtctatccacatgctggcatttcatttacttatttataaaatcctccgttaacattaagtcctcatatcctgttttagctaaacatccataatatttgacACCgaggttttctaatcctccatgtatataatttattatcattatcctttctttatttaactatatcctatatcatagcatttccccccctattagttaaaatttaactgtatatagtctTTTTATGatagttattattgttattaataatctttatatatagtccaaaaatatttctaaccttcccttctcatatccaattattacttatcataacagctcaacattgtacacattactatcattatcaagtGGCAGACTTTTCGAAAAGCAGGTCCTGGCTAACCGGGAGCATCTGGCCGCCCTGATTCCTTTCCGCCACTGGCCTGGGgacttgccccccctcccctcccccccgaaATCCCCCCCTTTTCCTCCAGCACCCACCGAAAAGTCCTCCGTTCTGCCCCAGCTCCAGCGCCACGAATGGCTCCTTCGCCGAAGATGGTCCCCCCGGCCGAAGCCTACGAGACAGAAGAAAATCCtcttttgcccccccaccccccaatttatggggagggggccTAATCTAAgaccttggggaggggggttgtagaGGTCTCTGTGATGAAGAGACAGAAATGTGTGCTTGATGGATGGGAAGAAATTATCCAAAACTTATTCTCTGTATTTCACATCAAAGAGTACAGAGAGTCCTCGGTTTACGACCACCGCCGAGTCCagcttttctgttgctaagcaaaaccgttgcccccgttttacgacctttctttccacagttgttaagtgaatcactgccattgttacgTCAGCACAGGTGGTCCTTGgcctacaacagtttgtttagtgaccaatcgatgctacaacggcagtgaaaaaaatgtgacttttgtttttcacacttacgacctttgtgaCGTCAAACGATcccgggatcaaaattcagatgcttggccagtgattcacatttatgacagccgcagtgtcccgggggtcatgCGATCTCGTTTTGCGACCTGCTCGCAAGCAAAGtccatagggaagccagattcacttaacgaccatgttcctAATTGAACCACAGCAGTGATTTCCCTTAACcgctgtgggaagaaaggtcgtgaaatgggtccaaactcacttaatgacgGAAATCTGGGGCTCATTGGTggccgtaaatcaaggactacctgtaaccggATCGTTAAGTGGATCCGGCTTCCctatcagaagattgcaaaatccGCCCATGGGGACATGGCAAGCGTCGTAAGTCCATGCCAGTTGCAAAGCCTCTGAGTCTGGAAGATCTGACCctggggattctgcaacagtcgtaagtgtgaaaacgggcgtaagtcactttttttagtgctgttgtaacttggaaggaTAACTAACGTCGTAACTGTGTCCTAGCTGTACATCCCACTTACCCACCACAGCACTGTAATACGAGGAGTCTTCATCCTGCGAGGTGGAGCCCCCCACATCCACCGAGGGGTCCCACTCCAGATCTGCCGCCGAGCATCCCCCGATGGGAACGCTGCAACACCGGACAGGTTTCGGGGTAGAGTGGCCCCAAAGAGCCTCGGGAACCAGCGCGGCGGGCTCAGGGTCCCCCGTGCGAAACGCCAGCGACCCTTCTGTGAAGCAGTCCGACTCCGCGTCGCTCTCTCGGTCCGACTCCCACTCGTCCTCAAAGACCTGGAGACAGGATGGACACGCGCAGACAATGGTTGCGTCCTCCCTGGCCCAAAGCCCCCTGGCCCACGTGGGGGATGCCCCCCGCTCAAACTCCCTTGTGGAGAcccaaagctggatgcaagattccgagggtggtcttaccaaggcattgtaaagggGTAGTAAGACTTCCCTCGATGGCTGAAGTGGTAAAAGACGAattgaagaaagaggaggaggaggaggatgaagaagagggaagaaaagaaggaaaaagaaggaaggaggaaggaggaaggaggaggagaaagaagaaggaaggaaagaaggaaggaaagaaggaagaggtgaaagaagaaggaagaaaagaaggaaggaaagaaggaaggagaaggaagaggaaggaggaggagaaagaagaaggaaagaaggaaggagaagaggagaaagaagaaggaagaaaagaaggaaggagaaggaagaggaggagaaagggaaggaaaagaaggaagggaaagggaagaagaagggaggaggaaggaggagaaggaagaaggaagaaaagaaggaaggaaagaaggagggaaaagggaggaggaaggaggaggagaaagaaaagaaggaaggaaaggaaggagaaggaagaggaggagaaagggaaggaaaagaaggaagggaaagggagaagaagggaggaggaaggaggagaaggaagaaggaagaaaagaaggaaggaaagaaggaaggagaaggaagaggaggagaaagggaaggaaaagaaggagggaaaagggaggaggaaggaggagaaggaagaaaagaaggaaggaaaggaaggagaaggaagaggaggagaaagggaaggaaaagaaggaggggaaagggaagaagaagggaggaggaaggaggaggagaaagaagaaggaagaaaagaaggaaggaaagaaggaaggagaaggaagaggaaggagaagaggagaaagaagaaggaagaaaagaaggaaggagaagaggagaaagggaaggaaaagaaggaagggaaagggagaagaagggaggaggaaggaggagaaggaagaaggaagaaaagaaggaaggagaaggaagaggaggagaaagggaaggaaaagaaggaagggaaagggagaagaagggaggaggaaggaggagaaggaagaaggaagaaaagaaggaaggaaagaaggaaggagaaggaagaggaggagaaagggaaggaaaagaaggagggaaaagggaagaagaagggaggaggaaggaggaggagaaagaagaaggaagaaaaggaagaaaagaaggaaggagaaggaagaggaggagaaagggaaggaaaaggagggaaaaggagaagaaggaaggaggaggaaggaggagaaggaagaaggaagaaaagaaggaaggaaagaaggaagaagaaggaagaggaggacaaagggaaggaaaagaaggaggggaaaggagagaaggaaggaggaggaaggaggaggaggagaaagaagaaggagaaggagaaggagaaggagaagaaggagaagaagaagaagaagaagaagaagaagaagaagaagaagaagaagaagaagaagaagaagaaagaagaagaaagaaggagaagacttCACATGAGATCCTTGACATACCAGCCTCAGGCTGACCAGGCGCCGCTGAAACTGGAAGACCCTTGACAAGACCGCTTGGTGGAAGCCAATCAGCTCCTTCAGGTCTTCCTCCAAGATCTCCGCATCCTCCGGTTGGCTCTTCTGGATCAAACTCTCAGCGCTGACCACGAGATCATCCACGTGTTCCGTGTTGGTCTGGACATCTTGCTGGAAGGCCTGGACATCCCGGAGAGAGAGGCCAGACAAGGGCAGGAGCCCAATCAGCTTCCTTCACGGACATCTTCCCCTCACCCACCACTCGGCTGGgagtcagccaatgggagaagCCCCTTCCCCCTTAGTTCGATGCCAAGTTCCTAGTCCTCGTGATTGTTGGTGCCGGGGTGCAGCTTCCTCTAGTCTAAAACCTTGTGTTGCTCAACCTTGAAGATGGGCGAACTTTCAACTCTGAGATTCCCGAAATCTGTCTGGgcaatcctgggagttgaaggtcCACTCTGTCGGGCCctcagccatcttttcttgtggatctcgggcctgccacactttctattcttctactctgcattttctatggtggggaaatgggagttggggattgtatggagttagatgctatgtagccataacaacattctttctaggaagccaaggtcaccctttgtctctgcaccttctgcacctgaccggaactggatgggtggaagctgccagcgtggcagtgggagatgggaccatCACCCATCACTTATGGGTGTGGGGAGGGCAAGATCTGGAacgttcaactgggtggggaaaaccgggaagctttcagattcggggtttcccagatgtgccaacgtggctctcttcataaattggaactttgaggaatcctttgccttggactctgatttaattttggatgctgtttggagcCCTGACACGCTCATCTTCAAGTGGCCGAGGTTGAGGAGCAGAAGCTCTAGAACAGACACTACTAAAGGTAGGGAAGGCCTGTGATTTTTGGCTaagggttgaagtccacatctcttaaagttGCTTTGATGGAGAACCCCTGGTCTAAACTCCACAGACCTTTGCCGGATGGTGACAAAATAACCGAGAAACAtctccttgaagagcatccggcgacttcagctagtacagaatgcggccgcgcgagtgattgtgggtgcacctcggttcacccgcataacacctatcctccgcgagctgcgctggctacctgtcgatctccggatgcgcttcaaggtgctattagtcacccataaagccctacatggcagtggatctggatacttgagagaccgccttctgccaattacatccctgcgaccaataagatcacatagattaggcctcctccgtataccatcggccagccagtgtcggctggcaactacaaggaggagggccttctcagtagtagccccgaccctttggaacgagctccccgtagagattcgcaccctcgccaccgtccaggccttccgcacagccttgaagaactggctcgcccgtcaggcctggggacaaggataattcccctcccgaatgatgaatgtatgttgtttattattttattatatgtcttatcttaatgtctgtatctccccttcccctattttatgtgagccgccctgagtcccctcagggaaaagggcggcctacaaatattaataaatctctaaatctctaaatctcagGGTTCTTTCCCTCCAGAGCTGAAGGATGCCAAATTCCAGATCTTGGGAAAAAATTGAAGGATCCTTCAGGAAAAATCCAGCAAAGGTGAGCAGAGAAGCACCTGAGTCTCTTCCTGGTGGACACAGAATCCATTTTACCTGCAgctgtatcattttctccagcgGTGTCCCTGCGGAGAAGTGCTCGACGTCGGTCAGCCGCAGGTCCAGTTCCATCAGCCGCACCTGGATGGTCTCCTTCTTCTGCCCAAACTCCTCCCATTGGTTGACAAAATGCTGAGGGAGAATCCAGAGCGGATGAAAACACGCTGCCCCTCATCCTCACAGCCAAGAAGAGGATctttgtggctcagggttgaactatggggTCAGGgctgctctctgaccttggtgggGGTTTTTGCAGGtgtttcaggacccaactaggtaacatcatcagtgctagatgggaggagcaggaggggggaagggggtgagaagaggagggggaggaggggaggagggggaggaagaagaggaggaggagaggaagaggaggaggaggactgtggggtcctgggtgTTCTCTGACCTTCGTGGGTTTTTTACAGACGTTTCATGATTTaagtaggtaacgtcatcagtgctatgtgggaggaggaggagggagggaggaggaagaggaggaggagacgatggcgaactgtgaggtccttgatgatgtctgagttttcttgcagacatttcatgacccaactaggtaacatcatcagtaccagatgggaggaacaggaacaggaggaggaggaggagaggagggggaggagggggaggaagaagagggggaggaagaggaggactgtgaggtccttgatgctgtcccttttcttgcagacatttcatgacccaacatgCTCAGTGTCAGATGGGAGGAACAGTAACaggaggatggggaggagaggagggggaggagggagaggagaggaggggaggaggggaggaagaagagggggaggaagaggaggactgtgaggtccttgatgctgtgcctttttttgcagacatttcatgacccaactaggtaacatcctcagtgctagaaggaaatgAATATAAGCGGAGAGCAACCCCCATCCTCTTCTGGCGCTGATGATGTTCTCCAGCTGGGgcaagaaacatctgcaaaagccccaacccccccccccagagacacCTAAGGTTTGTGGGGGGGAGCAGCACCACCGAGAGCTGCCCAAACACGACCTCCAAACCCAGAGCCGGCTGGGACCAACCCTTGATGACGGCACCAGGAGCCCCTCCGTCCCTTCCAAGCTCACCTGGAGCCTCCTGGAAACAGCAGCCGCCTGGCTTCGCAGCTCCTCCCAGCGCCAGTTGACTTCCTGCATGGAGGACTTCAGGCACGGGTCGATGTTGCCCGTCCCCACCAGCTGGCGGTACTGCTTGTTCAAGGACTCCAAAGACCATACCTTCTCCGAGATGTCCTTCTGCAATGCCTggcgaggggtggggggggggagcggaaTTCCAGAAGGGTTCAGGTCACCAGCATGGAAGAGTTTGCTGGGCTGTGTG from Thamnophis elegans isolate rThaEle1 chromosome 12, rThaEle1.pri, whole genome shotgun sequence encodes the following:
- the SYNE4 gene encoding nesprin-4 isoform X2 translates to MQEVNWRWEELRSQAAAVSRRLQHFVNQWEEFGQKKETIQVRLMELDLRLTDVEHFSAGTPLEKMIQLQAFQQDVQTNTEHVDDLVVSAESLIQKSQPEDAEILEEDLKELIGFHQAVLSRVFQFQRRLVSLRLVFEDEWESDRESDAESDCFTEGSLAFRTGDPEPAALVPEALWGHSTPKPVRCCSVPIGGCSAADLEWDPSVDVGGSTSQDEDSSYYSAVVGFGRGDHLRRRSHSWRWSWGRTEDFSVQSSFPEEEGEPCSCPGAHPMEADVLGPPAPQEPRTAQPPRTAPGFDPKRIETWLDQNHQNQMGIPPEIKEDTVTHVDGLPPAKEPQLPLQVRARGKKVQRWPRRKGKQKNLIITNQSWSGKEQRISKALNPQSAEVMVTIEKECDLQLPTEICRQPRKFCRSSVRWLLVSTTVAMLMWLLCQSSLLSVSRLPCLQTNAFAKSFHLMLKYEGPPPT